In the genome of Flavobacteriales bacterium, the window CTGTCGATTGCTTGTTGTAGGTCGTTTGTGGTTAGCACGCCGAATATAGTTGGTGTGTTATTTCCTAGTTGTACATCCTGAATGCCACTAGCCACAGAAGAACAGATAAAATCGAAGTGTTTCGTTTCACCTTGAATTACACATCCAATACAGATAATAGCGTCGTAAATAGCTGATCTTCTTACCATTTTGGCTCCCATAGGTAATTCGAAAGTTCCAGGAACATAGTGTACTACAGCATTCATGTCAGCATCTAAATCATGCTCATAAACTTTGTGTTTGACACATGTATCAATGGCACCTTGTAAAAGGGCACCAGTTATTTTGGGATTCCATTCTGAAACTACAAAAGCGATTCTCATTCCCTTTCCTGAAGGAATATATTCTGTATTGTGATCGGAAAGATTTTGATTTGCGCTAGACATACAGAATTAGTTCATTTTAACACTTGCTCTAGCTTGATATCTTACAGCTTCTTTGCCTTCTTTAGAATCAGGAAAGTCAGTTTTAAGCCTAGTATAAATACTATTTGCTTGACTCATATCACTTAAATTTTCTGCAGCCATTCCTGCCTTTAATAAGTACATCGGAGCAGTTAGTTTATTCTTGTTATGATCCGCAGCTTTTAAATAACTACTAAGCGCATCGTCTGCTCTACCTAATTCCATGTTTGCATCACCAATTGCACCAAGAGCAACTGCCTTTACAATAAAGTCGTCGGAAGAAAAGTTTTTTAAATGCTCGATCGCGAGATCAAATTCTCCTAAGTTTAGGAATGATATCCCTGCATAATACTCTGCTAGATTAGCACTAGGGGTGCCGCTGTAATCTGTGATAATATCAACGAATCCAACGTAATTCCCATCACCATAAACTGCTTTGTTCAATGAGTCAGAACGAAAGTAAGTTTCAGCGATAAACATTTGCGCTTGAGCTTCGTTTTCTTGCTCTGGAATATACCAATTAAAGTAAGCGAAGTATAAAACTATCGCTACAACACCACATGCAATTATTACACTAATGTTGTTTTTATTGTCTTCGACATATTGCTCTGTTTTGCTATGTCCTTCTTCTGCCGCTAAGGCTATATCTTCTTTTTCGCTCATTTGTTATTGGCTAATTTGAAGTGCAAAAGTAAATTATATTAGTTAATAAATGGGTAAAATTGCTGACATAATAACCACTAAGAGAGTATATTTCTAGGGGCATAAAGCCTAAATTTGTACTTGCTCAATTATCAAGGTATGCATCTCGATCAATTATCCTTAATTAATTTCAGAAGTTATTCAGAACTAGAAATAGCGTTTTCGAAGAACGTTAATACGATTGTTGGTGATAATGGAGAAGGCAAAACAAACTTGCTTGATGCAATTTATTACTTGTCGTTTTGTAAAAGCTTTCTTAATCCGGTAGATTCTCAAAATATTCGACACGATGAAAAGTTCTTTGTGATTCAAGGGCAGTTCACGAAAGAAGACAAAAGTATAAAGGTATATTGCGGCGTTAAGAAGGGAGAAAAGAAGCAGTTCAAAAAGAATAAAAAGGCTTACGGAAAATTAGCCGATCATATTGGCTTGTTGCCATTAGTAATTATATCTCCGGCAGATATGTCGTTGGTTACTGAAGGGAGTGAGGTAAGAAGAAGATTTGTCGATAGTATAATATGCCAGCTAGATAAGGAGTACTTATCTTTATTGATGAGCTATAATAAGGTGCTAGCTCAAAGAAATGCTCTGCTGAAAATATTTTTCAAGCGAAATTATTTTAGTCAAGAAGAACTATCTGTTTGGGATGATCGGTTGGTTGATTTAGGGCTAAAAATTAATGCGCATAGAATATCCTTTATAGAGAACTTTATTCCTGTTTTTAAAAAGTACTACAATTTAATTAGCGGTGAGAAGGAAGAAGTATCTCTTGCTTATACTTCTCAAGTAACAGATAGTAATTTTAGTGA includes:
- a CDS encoding DNA replication/repair protein RecF — its product is MHLDQLSLINFRSYSELEIAFSKNVNTIVGDNGEGKTNLLDAIYYLSFCKSFLNPVDSQNIRHDEKFFVIQGQFTKEDKSIKVYCGVKKGEKKQFKKNKKAYGKLADHIGLLPLVIISPADMSLVTEGSEVRRRFVDSIICQLDKEYLSLLMSYNKVLAQRNALLKIFFKRNYFSQEELSVWDDRLVDLGLKINAHRISFIENFIPVFKKYYNLISGEKEEVSLAYTSQVTDSNFSDLLLNAVSKDRMVGYSTVGIHKDDLNFNIDGYLIKKYGSQGQQKSFLLALKLAEFDYLKERSSSVPVLLMDDICDKLDSNRISSLFKLTCNGNFGQVFITDTNRLRIEKLLSEHNIACRMFSVSNNQIEESKND
- a CDS encoding 6,7-dimethyl-8-ribityllumazine synthase, whose protein sequence is MSSANQNLSDHNTEYIPSGKGMRIAFVVSEWNPKITGALLQGAIDTCVKHKVYEHDLDADMNAVVHYVPGTFELPMGAKMVRRSAIYDAIICIGCVIQGETKHFDFICSSVASGIQDVQLGNNTPTIFGVLTTNDLQQAIDRSGGKYGNKGDEAAITAIKMFDLENKLDL
- a CDS encoding tetratricopeptide repeat protein; the encoded protein is MSEKEDIALAAEEGHSKTEQYVEDNKNNISVIIACGVVAIVLYFAYFNWYIPEQENEAQAQMFIAETYFRSDSLNKAVYGDGNYVGFVDIITDYSGTPSANLAEYYAGISFLNLGEFDLAIEHLKNFSSDDFIVKAVALGAIGDANMELGRADDALSSYLKAADHNKNKLTAPMYLLKAGMAAENLSDMSQANSIYTRLKTDFPDSKEGKEAVRYQARASVKMN